In one window of Shewanella goraebulensis DNA:
- a CDS encoding alpha-amylase encodes MKFSTSLLSAGLLMGTITCAQAASQPTTFVHLFEWSWQDVATECETYLGPKGYAAVQVSPPNEHIQGSQWWTRYQPVSYQIESRGGNRGEFVDMVNRCKAVGVEIYVDAVINHMAAGSGTGVAGSTFGNKSYPMYSPQDFHSTCELNDYDNRWEVQNCELLGLTDLNTSNEYVQQTLAGYLNELSSLGVAGFRLDASKHMAVEDIQGVLARVNSSPLIFQEVIDQGQDVISSSEYLSAGLVTEFKYTTKLGDTFRDGKLAWLSNFGEGWGFMPSSSAVVFVDNHDNQRGHGGGGNVITFEDGRLYDLANIFMLAYPYGYPKVMSSYDFHGDTDAGAPNMSVHNNGELACFAEQWKCEHRWSYISGAVDFRNHTADNWTTTHWWDNGNNQIAFGRGSSGHVAINKEDGNLTVLLNTDMAAGTYCNVLKGELAANGQSCSGETIVVDSSGKIAANVAPWDAFAIHQDSKVTTVIDEGDLQRTVIFIQAQTESGQDMFIRGGIDHDYANNNLGKNCQVSNTECAIAISHNNLNNATTAPWKTNESYLDWYGSEANQSSEAEGTPLDWTTNSWPSSWGDEKTVAADGFGVEPLNTWGAHYWMLDIVMDCSQTVSGYFEVKAFVKNGQGWEADINQSNTPYQSSNHVAQCGKINRFEFNQSTVEIMNF; translated from the coding sequence ATGAAATTTTCAACCAGTCTACTCAGTGCAGGCTTATTGATGGGGACAATAACTTGCGCTCAAGCAGCGTCGCAACCAACCACTTTCGTGCATTTATTTGAATGGAGTTGGCAAGATGTCGCAACCGAATGTGAAACGTATCTAGGGCCTAAAGGATATGCGGCCGTGCAAGTGTCTCCACCTAACGAACATATACAGGGCAGCCAATGGTGGACTCGTTATCAACCTGTTAGCTATCAGATTGAAAGTCGCGGGGGCAATCGGGGTGAATTTGTTGATATGGTAAACCGGTGTAAAGCGGTAGGGGTCGAAATCTATGTCGATGCCGTCATCAACCACATGGCAGCTGGCTCTGGAACTGGTGTTGCAGGAAGTACATTTGGCAACAAAAGCTATCCGATGTACAGCCCACAAGACTTCCATTCAACTTGTGAGTTAAATGATTACGATAATCGTTGGGAAGTGCAAAACTGTGAATTGTTAGGCTTAACCGATCTTAATACCAGTAATGAATATGTGCAGCAAACACTCGCTGGTTATTTAAATGAACTGTCATCACTGGGCGTAGCGGGGTTTAGACTTGATGCCTCTAAGCATATGGCCGTTGAAGATATACAAGGCGTGTTGGCCCGAGTAAATTCTTCACCTTTAATTTTCCAAGAAGTGATTGATCAGGGGCAAGACGTCATCAGTTCAAGTGAATACCTTAGTGCAGGCTTGGTAACAGAATTCAAATACACAACTAAGCTTGGAGATACTTTTCGCGATGGAAAACTGGCATGGTTAAGTAATTTTGGTGAAGGTTGGGGCTTTATGCCAAGTAGCTCTGCGGTAGTGTTTGTTGATAATCATGATAATCAACGCGGCCATGGCGGTGGCGGCAACGTGATTACTTTCGAAGATGGACGCCTATATGATTTAGCCAATATATTTATGTTGGCTTACCCGTATGGCTACCCTAAGGTGATGTCGAGCTATGATTTCCATGGTGATACAGATGCTGGTGCTCCTAATATGTCAGTTCATAATAATGGGGAGTTAGCTTGTTTTGCTGAACAGTGGAAATGCGAACATCGCTGGAGCTATATATCTGGTGCGGTTGATTTTAGAAACCACACCGCAGATAACTGGACTACTACTCATTGGTGGGATAACGGCAATAACCAAATTGCTTTTGGTCGTGGCAGTTCTGGCCACGTTGCGATAAACAAAGAAGACGGCAATTTAACAGTATTACTTAATACCGATATGGCAGCGGGTACCTATTGTAATGTGCTAAAAGGTGAACTGGCAGCTAATGGGCAGTCTTGTAGCGGTGAAACCATAGTTGTTGATTCTAGTGGGAAGATAGCTGCGAATGTAGCACCATGGGATGCATTTGCGATTCATCAAGATTCAAAAGTGACAACAGTGATTGATGAAGGTGATTTACAACGAACTGTTATCTTTATTCAAGCGCAAACAGAATCGGGTCAGGATATGTTTATCCGTGGTGGTATTGATCATGATTATGCCAATAATAACTTAGGTAAAAATTGTCAGGTTAGTAATACTGAATGTGCGATCGCGATTTCACATAATAATCTTAATAATGCCACAACAGCGCCTTGGAAAACGAATGAGTCATATCTGGATTGGTACGGAAGTGAGGCGAATCAAAGCTCGGAAGCAGAAGGTACACCTTTAGATTGGACAACTAATTCTTGGCCATCGAGTTGGGGCGATGAAAAAACGGTTGCTGCAGACGGTTTTGGTGTTGAGCCTTTAAATACTTGGGGCGCACATTATTGGATGTTAGATATAGTGATGGATTGCAGCCAAACGGTGTCAGGTTATTTTGAAGTAAAAGCGTTTGTTAAAAATGGCCAAGGTTGGGAAGCTGATATTAATCAGAGTAATACACCATATCAATCAAGTAATCATGTTGCTCAATGCGGTAAAATCAATCGATTTGAGTTTAATCAGAGTACTGTCGAGATTATGAATTTTTAG
- a CDS encoding vWA domain-containing protein, with protein MDVWIIQMQHFHLLRPWWLLVIFPLGYIVYRLKQRQDNLVDWRKHMSPTILQTLTVNGDKQKFISPLNLTLVLGILSLLVLIGPTWQQQQSPFTEDKSALIIALDLSETMEQTDVLPTRLTRAKQKIIELLTIRGDANTALIAYTGTAHTVMPITNDSKMIKQFLDSLSYKIMPHSGKQPQSVLPLANVLLQATNTPGTILLITDGTSDDALNEFEQYFSQAQHQLIVWAIGRNNSESDEVGSIIIPMQFERLQTLAELADGRMILLSDDKQDVVEVNRYIDNNLAVSEDESRPWLDAGYWLVYLVAVLYLLWFRRGWTLQW; from the coding sequence ATGGATGTGTGGATTATTCAGATGCAGCATTTTCATCTACTGAGGCCTTGGTGGTTATTAGTCATTTTCCCTTTGGGATATATTGTTTATCGTTTAAAGCAGCGACAGGACAACTTGGTGGATTGGCGTAAACATATGTCACCAACAATACTGCAGACATTGACAGTAAATGGCGACAAACAAAAATTTATTTCACCGTTAAACTTAACATTAGTATTGGGTATTTTAAGTCTTTTAGTGCTTATAGGACCAACTTGGCAGCAACAACAAAGTCCTTTTACTGAAGATAAATCAGCCTTGATTATTGCCCTTGATTTATCTGAAACCATGGAGCAGACGGATGTACTTCCTACTCGACTAACTCGCGCGAAACAAAAGATTATTGAATTACTAACGATACGTGGTGATGCGAATACGGCCCTCATTGCTTATACAGGAACGGCTCACACCGTTATGCCGATAACCAATGACAGTAAAATGATTAAGCAGTTCTTAGACTCGCTAAGTTATAAGATTATGCCTCATTCCGGAAAGCAGCCACAAAGCGTGTTACCGCTGGCCAACGTTTTGCTTCAAGCGACCAATACACCAGGTACAATTTTATTAATTACTGATGGCACCAGTGATGATGCGTTAAATGAGTTTGAGCAATACTTTTCTCAGGCTCAGCATCAGTTAATAGTTTGGGCAATTGGGCGAAACAACAGTGAATCTGATGAGGTGGGTTCAATTATTATTCCGATGCAGTTCGAACGATTACAAACTCTTGCCGAATTAGCTGATGGTCGCATGATACTACTATCAGACGATAAGCAGGATGTCGTAGAGGTCAATCGTTATATCGATAATAATCTTGCGGTCAGTGAAGATGAAAGCCGGCCTTGGTTAGATGCTGGATATTGGCTGGTGTATTTAGTGGCCGTGCTGTATTTACTCTGGTTTAGGCGAGGGTGGACATTGCAATGGTAA
- a CDS encoding vWA domain-containing protein: MIEFTYPQCFILLFAPIIIYLIAPTYKEKRSSVQVPYFEQLVDITGEKPQLGAVVLTRKNIQKLLLVLAWFCLVVAMAKPEMIGAAVTQQKSARDLMIAVDLSGSMDVEDFYLPNQGGNQTNSVDRLTAVKQVLREFVSQRENDRLGLILFGDAPYLQAPFTNDLDTWLTLLNDTQVGMAGQSTAFGDAIGLSISVFGHHDTQNRVLIVLTDGNDTASKVPPVEAAKVAAASDIKIYTIAIGDPAAADEEKVDLAVLQSIADITGGKSFQAIDTKALENVYTEINQLEPELFESQTFRPRTSIHFIPIALFLSLYLISLLIVTFRFPRKIKETR; this comes from the coding sequence ATGATTGAGTTTACGTACCCACAGTGCTTTATTTTGTTGTTTGCACCTATAATAATTTATTTGATAGCGCCTACTTACAAAGAAAAGCGCAGTTCTGTTCAAGTGCCTTACTTTGAGCAATTAGTCGATATTACTGGCGAAAAACCTCAATTAGGGGCAGTGGTCTTAACGCGTAAAAACATCCAAAAACTGCTTTTAGTGCTCGCTTGGTTTTGCTTAGTTGTTGCAATGGCCAAACCTGAAATGATCGGCGCAGCCGTTACGCAACAAAAGTCTGCCAGAGACTTAATGATAGCGGTGGATTTATCTGGCTCCATGGATGTTGAAGATTTTTACTTGCCAAATCAAGGCGGAAATCAGACTAATAGTGTTGATAGGCTAACGGCGGTAAAACAAGTCTTGCGTGAATTTGTTAGCCAACGAGAAAATGATCGATTAGGACTCATCCTATTTGGTGATGCGCCTTATTTACAAGCACCGTTTACTAATGATTTGGACACTTGGCTAACCTTACTAAATGACACCCAAGTCGGTATGGCGGGGCAAAGTACTGCTTTTGGAGATGCCATAGGCTTATCAATCAGCGTATTTGGTCATCATGATACCCAAAATCGTGTGTTAATCGTATTAACTGATGGAAACGATACCGCATCTAAAGTTCCACCTGTTGAAGCGGCTAAAGTCGCAGCTGCGTCAGATATCAAAATTTACACGATTGCGATCGGCGACCCAGCCGCTGCTGACGAAGAGAAGGTGGATTTGGCCGTTTTACAAAGTATTGCAGATATAACTGGCGGAAAAAGCTTTCAAGCAATTGATACTAAGGCACTTGAAAATGTTTATACCGAGATTAATCAACTTGAGCCAGAATTATTTGAGTCGCAAACATTCAGGCCAAGAACCAGCATTCACTTCATACCTATCGCATTGTTTTTATCCCTTTATTTAATATCATTGCTCATTGTCACATTTCGTTTTCCTAGAAAAATTAAGGAAACGCGATAA
- a CDS encoding DUF4381 domain-containing protein: MSQFNDTWGSNIVKELIETTPPEAINWWPQTLGWQVVAFFLFIIFLRKLYLRWRLYQHNVYRRDAIAWLNQLPPFEKLSTQPIFRQLPNLLRKTALGGYQRTEIANLSGNSWAQWLDEQCTQSSFGEDGAFMLHRLAYDSDWSMTSDQMDSLTQKVRLWIEHHRGVYD, translated from the coding sequence ATGAGTCAGTTCAATGACACTTGGGGCAGTAATATTGTTAAAGAGTTAATTGAAACGACGCCACCAGAAGCTATTAACTGGTGGCCTCAAACCCTGGGCTGGCAAGTCGTTGCTTTTTTTCTATTTATTATTTTTTTACGTAAACTGTATTTAAGGTGGCGTTTATATCAGCATAATGTGTATCGACGTGATGCAATTGCTTGGTTAAATCAATTACCGCCATTTGAGAAATTGTCAACTCAACCTATTTTTCGACAACTGCCTAATCTATTGCGTAAAACTGCACTTGGGGGATACCAGCGCACTGAGATAGCAAACTTGTCAGGTAATTCATGGGCCCAATGGCTCGATGAGCAGTGCACTCAATCTAGCTTTGGTGAAGATGGCGCATTCATGCTGCATCGTTTAGCTTATGATTCAGACTGGAGCATGACGTCTGATCAGATGGATTCATTGACTCAGAAAGTGCGTTTGTGGATTGAACATCATCGAGGTGTGTATGATTGA
- a CDS encoding DUF58 domain-containing protein, translated as MMNKTDNNIYVDIDQLRKLQFKGEGINFSPRQAVNSVLNGRYASKLRGRGLNFEELRHYRAGDDIRYMDWKVTKRTGKPHIKVFTEERERNVFLIVDQRASMFFGSKGKMKSVIGAELAALIGWRVVAAGDRIGALIFNDDNETVLPAKRGHKHLAQILHTVVKFNHQLGLGNNSHNASDSINKGWRKIAQVCGHDSLIIYVGDGNGWNEKTTHLMKNIRRHNEVIACNIIDALEQKLPSMAQMVVSDGELQIQFDALGKTQQQYQQRIESQQTLYAKTATKYRVPLLTINTIKPVNIQLRNAFRRGGE; from the coding sequence ATGATGAATAAAACTGATAATAATATTTACGTTGATATTGATCAGCTACGAAAGCTGCAGTTTAAGGGCGAGGGTATTAACTTTTCGCCCCGTCAAGCGGTTAATAGCGTATTAAATGGGCGTTATGCCTCTAAGTTACGAGGACGGGGTTTAAACTTTGAAGAACTTCGTCACTACCGTGCAGGTGATGATATACGTTACATGGATTGGAAAGTCACTAAACGCACAGGAAAGCCGCATATAAAGGTTTTTACCGAAGAGCGTGAACGTAATGTATTTCTGATTGTTGATCAGCGCGCATCGATGTTTTTTGGTAGTAAAGGCAAAATGAAATCCGTCATTGGTGCTGAGTTGGCAGCCTTGATTGGTTGGCGAGTTGTTGCTGCAGGCGATAGAATTGGCGCACTAATTTTTAACGATGACAATGAGACTGTGCTGCCAGCTAAACGAGGTCATAAGCACTTAGCACAAATTTTACACACTGTAGTGAAGTTTAATCATCAATTAGGTTTAGGAAATAACAGTCACAATGCTAGCGACAGTATAAATAAAGGTTGGCGAAAAATCGCGCAGGTATGTGGTCACGATTCATTAATCATCTATGTGGGAGACGGTAACGGTTGGAATGAAAAAACCACCCATCTAATGAAAAATATCCGTCGTCATAACGAAGTAATTGCCTGTAATATTATTGATGCTTTAGAACAAAAGTTACCCAGCATGGCGCAAATGGTGGTCAGTGACGGAGAGCTACAAATTCAATTTGATGCTCTGGGTAAAACTCAGCAGCAATACCAGCAGCGTATCGAGTCGCAGCAGACTCTATATGCGAAAACTGCAACAAAGTATCGTGTGCCTTTATTAACCATTAATACTATTAAACCTGTGAATATTCAGCTTCGTAATGCATTTAGACGAGGTGGTGAATGA
- a CDS encoding AAA family ATPase, whose translation MSDCFDHIQQLKQTIQSSVIGQTHVVDALILSLLTSGNVLLEGLPGTAKTRSIKTLAQALEVSLGRVQFTPDLLPSDVTGTEIYQEVEGKQTLTFQPGPIFNNLLLADEINRSPAKVQAALLEAMEERQITVAGKTHKLPKLFMVLATQNPIEQEGTYPLPEAQMDRFMMKILLDYPDAEAEFNIIELVRAEEVVTKSNSLTIDPSHIFTAREQIHQIHMSQAITTYIVAIVMATRKPSGYPDSPLAQWLTVGSSPRASIALDKCSRAAAWLAGKTFVDPDDVRSIVHSVLRHRLVLSYDAIADGITPDQVIDEILRQVIAA comes from the coding sequence ATGAGCGATTGCTTCGATCACATTCAGCAGCTTAAGCAAACCATACAATCTTCAGTAATTGGCCAAACTCATGTGGTTGATGCGCTGATATTGTCTTTGTTGACCAGCGGTAATGTATTGCTAGAAGGTTTGCCAGGAACGGCAAAAACACGCTCTATTAAAACACTGGCACAGGCGCTCGAGGTTAGCCTTGGCAGGGTGCAGTTTACCCCAGACTTATTACCATCTGATGTGACAGGCACTGAAATTTATCAAGAGGTGGAGGGCAAACAGACCCTTACTTTTCAGCCTGGTCCAATATTTAATAATTTATTGTTAGCAGATGAAATCAATCGTTCGCCAGCTAAAGTACAAGCTGCATTACTTGAAGCAATGGAAGAAAGGCAAATAACCGTTGCCGGAAAAACCCATAAATTACCAAAGTTATTTATGGTACTTGCTACTCAAAATCCCATTGAGCAAGAAGGCACATACCCTTTACCTGAAGCGCAGATGGACCGCTTTATGATGAAGATATTATTAGATTATCCCGATGCTGAAGCAGAATTTAACATTATTGAATTAGTACGCGCCGAAGAGGTAGTAACTAAGTCTAATTCGCTCACTATCGATCCTAGCCATATATTCACGGCTCGTGAACAAATTCATCAAATTCATATGAGTCAGGCGATTACGACTTATATCGTTGCAATTGTGATGGCTACGCGTAAACCATCGGGATATCCAGACTCACCTTTAGCTCAATGGCTAACCGTTGGTTCAAGCCCTCGGGCAAGCATAGCACTGGATAAATGTTCGCGTGCAGCGGCGTGGTTAGCAGGAAAAACCTTTGTTGATCCAGATGATGTTCGCAGTATTGTTCATAGTGTATTACGTCACCGTTTAGTTTTAAGTTATGACGCTATTGCCGACGGAATAACGCCCGATCAGGTGATTGATGAAATTCTACGTCAAGTCATAGCGGCTTAA
- a CDS encoding VanZ family protein translates to MNKFVRYISLCIAVSFFLFISWAVYLANMGGNNVLFDIVKIIPYGDKFAHFLLFGLLTAVTLFASKFSYLDIGYYRQRFSVNSSLRFNSNPNMANDLNRKANCKSERFLVNKSIKIRVYYAIFVVSSVVLFEEISQIFITTRTFDMTDLAADALGIALFSTIAIRINKKPCVK, encoded by the coding sequence ATGAATAAATTCGTCCGCTACATTTCACTTTGTATTGCCGTGAGCTTTTTCTTATTTATTAGTTGGGCGGTATATCTTGCTAATATGGGTGGCAACAATGTTTTATTCGATATCGTTAAGATTATTCCTTATGGCGATAAATTCGCTCACTTTCTTTTGTTTGGTTTACTTACCGCCGTTACATTATTTGCGAGTAAATTTAGTTATTTAGACATTGGCTATTACCGTCAACGCTTTTCCGTAAACTCAAGCCTACGCTTTAACTCAAACCCAAACATGGCTAACGATTTAAATAGAAAAGCGAACTGTAAAAGTGAACGGTTTTTGGTCAATAAATCTATCAAGATCCGTGTTTATTATGCGATTTTCGTAGTGAGTAGTGTTGTGTTGTTTGAGGAAATCAGCCAAATATTTATTACGACGCGAACTTTTGATATGACTGACTTAGCCGCTGATGCGCTGGGCATTGCACTTTTCAGTACCATCGCGATAAGAATTAATAAAAAACCTTGCGTCAAATAA
- a CDS encoding aspartate/glutamate racemase family protein, which produces MKTIGMLGGMSWESTASYYKALNEGINQQLGGLHSAKIVMFSVDFDEIEKLQHRDDWKGAANILADAAVNVEKAGADFLLICTNTMHNVYDDIVDKTALPILHIADATAEQLTIDGVKTIGLLGTGFTMQQDFYKGRLRDKYNINVIVPSASEQKMVHKVIYDELCKGKILADSKLAYLAVIDKLFEQGAEAIILGCTEIALLINQSDTNITLYDTTTIHAKAAVELALNN; this is translated from the coding sequence ATGAAAACAATCGGCATGTTAGGTGGCATGAGTTGGGAATCGACAGCCAGTTATTATAAGGCGCTTAATGAAGGTATTAATCAACAACTTGGTGGGCTGCACTCTGCTAAAATAGTTATGTTTAGTGTTGATTTTGATGAAATAGAGAAGCTACAACATCGAGATGACTGGAAGGGGGCTGCGAATATTCTTGCCGATGCTGCGGTGAATGTTGAAAAAGCAGGAGCAGATTTTTTATTAATCTGCACTAATACTATGCATAACGTCTATGACGATATTGTAGATAAAACCGCTTTACCCATTCTTCATATTGCTGATGCCACAGCTGAACAATTAACAATTGATGGAGTTAAAACCATTGGTCTTCTGGGTACAGGGTTTACCATGCAGCAGGATTTCTATAAGGGGCGTTTACGGGATAAATACAACATAAACGTTATCGTTCCAAGTGCTTCAGAACAGAAAATGGTACATAAGGTTATTTATGATGAACTGTGTAAAGGTAAAATATTAGCTGATTCAAAACTTGCGTACTTGGCGGTTATTGATAAGTTATTCGAACAAGGTGCGGAAGCTATTATTTTAGGCTGTACTGAAATAGCACTACTGATTAATCAATCCGACACCAATATCACCTTATATGACACTACGACTATTCATGCTAAAGCGGCTGTTGAATTAGCACTTAATAACTAA
- a CDS encoding GFA family protein, with protein sequence MIILTEVDGVEILTKHQASCHCGAVQMELSLPNGLVDVRRCDCSMCRRRGAIVASICLDDIRFIQGQESLGCYQFNTMTASHYFCRDCGIYTHHQRRSNPNQFGFNIGCLVGINSLKISDVTLYDGVSHPADR encoded by the coding sequence ATGATTATATTAACGGAAGTCGATGGGGTCGAAATACTTACAAAACATCAAGCCAGTTGTCACTGCGGTGCAGTACAAATGGAGTTGTCATTACCTAATGGTTTAGTCGATGTTCGGCGCTGTGATTGCAGTATGTGTCGCAGACGAGGAGCCATTGTCGCTTCTATTTGTTTAGATGATATTCGCTTTATTCAAGGACAAGAATCATTAGGCTGCTATCAATTTAACACCATGACCGCTAGTCATTATTTCTGCCGAGACTGTGGCATTTATACTCATCATCAACGTCGCTCAAACCCTAATCAGTTTGGTTTTAATATTGGCTGTTTAGTTGGAATTAATTCATTAAAAATATCAGATGTTACCTTGTATGATGGAGTAAGCCATCCAGCAGATAGATGA
- a CDS encoding metal-dependent hydrolase family protein — MLASLLSSLLTNTAMAETKVIHAGELLTIAGKAPLTKQTVVIKDGEIIAVKKGFVAAKSIAKDARLIDLSDSFVMPGLMDMHVHLQMELGPDNTRDTVKLSDADVAMKSVHYAKITLMSGFTTVRDLLSEPEQMYALRDGVEKGWIEGPRIIAAAGISITGGHLDADGMAPDLLAMKSPKTLCDGPYECRKMTRQAIKYGADAIKVASTGGVLSDTDTGTGQQMTDLELKEIVETAHGLGRKVASHAHATAGINAALRAGVDSVEHGSYADDETIKLFKQTGAYLVPTLLAGATVVDMAETSDFMSKPIKAKAIRVGADMLANFEKSYKAGVKIAFGTDTGVSKHGINAQEAVLMHQAGMSNSDILKSATVNAADLIDMSDKLGTIEVGKYADIIATDGSPLTNIEELLDVDFVMKGGKVYKQ; from the coding sequence ATGCTCGCCAGTTTATTGAGTAGTTTGCTGACAAACACTGCAATGGCGGAAACTAAAGTCATCCATGCAGGTGAATTACTGACTATTGCGGGTAAAGCACCGCTCACAAAACAAACTGTAGTCATTAAAGATGGTGAAATTATTGCGGTTAAAAAAGGCTTCGTTGCTGCTAAAAGTATTGCCAAAGATGCCCGATTAATTGATTTGTCGGATAGTTTTGTGATGCCGGGTTTAATGGATATGCATGTACATTTACAAATGGAGTTAGGGCCAGATAACACTAGAGATACGGTAAAATTATCAGATGCAGATGTGGCAATGAAAAGTGTTCACTACGCTAAAATTACACTGATGTCTGGTTTTACAACGGTTCGTGATTTATTGAGCGAGCCAGAGCAAATGTATGCTCTACGTGATGGAGTAGAAAAGGGTTGGATTGAAGGGCCGCGTATTATTGCTGCTGCAGGTATTTCTATAACTGGAGGGCATTTAGATGCAGACGGTATGGCTCCAGATTTACTGGCAATGAAGTCCCCGAAAACGCTTTGTGATGGGCCATACGAATGCCGCAAAATGACAAGACAAGCAATTAAGTATGGCGCTGATGCCATTAAAGTCGCCTCTACTGGCGGAGTATTGTCTGATACTGATACAGGTACAGGACAACAAATGACAGATTTAGAGCTTAAAGAAATTGTCGAAACAGCCCATGGGTTAGGGCGAAAAGTGGCTAGCCATGCCCATGCAACTGCTGGGATCAATGCTGCTCTTCGTGCAGGTGTTGATAGTGTTGAACATGGTAGTTACGCAGATGATGAAACAATAAAACTGTTCAAACAAACAGGCGCATACCTAGTGCCAACATTGTTAGCCGGAGCTACAGTGGTTGATATGGCTGAAACTTCAGACTTTATGTCTAAACCTATTAAAGCCAAGGCCATTCGGGTTGGTGCTGATATGCTTGCTAACTTTGAAAAGTCCTATAAAGCAGGTGTTAAGATCGCTTTTGGTACCGATACTGGTGTGTCTAAACATGGAATAAACGCTCAAGAAGCAGTGTTAATGCATCAAGCGGGCATGAGCAATAGTGATATTTTAAAATCGGCAACAGTTAACGCTGCTGATTTAATTGATATGTCTGATAAGTTAGGCACGATTGAAGTAGGCAAATATGCTGACATTATTGCTACAGATGGCAGCCCACTTACAAATATCGAGGAGCTACTAGATGTCGACTTTGTGATGAAGGGCGGTAAAGTCTATAAGCAGTAG